Genomic segment of Streptococcus australis:
ACGAAACTAAGGAAGCCAAGTCGTTGGTTTGAGTCAAAATCATCTCTTTTTCCAAGAGGTGTTGGTCGGGATTTTGCTGGAGTTATCACAGAAATTGGTGAAGAAATAAGTCGGTTTGCAGTAGGCGATAAGGTTTTTGGAACAATGATCAGTGACCCTGGATTGGGGACCAAGCGGGGAGCTTTGGCAACAGAAATTTGTGTCAATGAATCGGAAATTGTATTGAAACCAGAGATGATTGATATGAACCACGCCGCTACTATGGGTGTAGCCTCTTTAACTGTGGGAGGTGCTTTTAGAAAGATTGAGCTAAACTCTAAAGATGTTGTAGTTATTTCAGCAGCGGCAGGAGGTATTGGAAGTATCGCAGTACAGTATGCGGTTTCTAAAGGAGCGACAGTTATTGGAATTGCAAGTAAGAAAAATTCAGATTATCTGAAGTCCTTAGGTGCTATACCAGTAGCTTACGAAGAGAACATCCAGAATGATCTTCTATCAGCATGTTCAAAGCCGATTACAAAATTCTTGGATTGCTATGGAAGTGATTATGTTAAATTGGCTTTCAGTTTGGGATTGAAGGGTACGGCTATTGCCACTCTAGTACCTTCACCATATGTTATGATTAGAGGAGCCCAGTTTACTGGTCCGAGACATTCCACATATGATGACTTTAAAGTTCTAGCGGAAATGGTCTCAGATGGGAATGTTCTGCTGAATATTGATCAGGTTTATAACTTTTCTCTAAAGTCAGTTAGAGAAGCATACCGTAGTCTAAAATTGGGACACACTCGAGGTAAGAAAGTCGTAAAAGTAAGAGGGTAGCAGGGAGGTGCTAGTGATGGAAAGTTTAGAACAAAAGTATGCCCAGACATTAGAAAATAGCAATTTGAGTTTAAAACAACGTCGAGTACTG
This window contains:
- a CDS encoding NADP-dependent oxidoreductase, whose protein sequence is MVVQEIQYSRFGDEEVLDLVNIKSDSLKVNQVRIEVHAVGLNPIDYKTFEGAKPLRFLSFMTKLRKPSRWFESKSSLFPRGVGRDFAGVITEIGEEISRFAVGDKVFGTMISDPGLGTKRGALATEICVNESEIVLKPEMIDMNHAATMGVASLTVGGAFRKIELNSKDVVVISAAAGGIGSIAVQYAVSKGATVIGIASKKNSDYLKSLGAIPVAYEENIQNDLLSACSKPITKFLDCYGSDYVKLAFSLGLKGTAIATLVPSPYVMIRGAQFTGPRHSTYDDFKVLAEMVSDGNVLLNIDQVYNFSLKSVREAYRSLKLGHTRGKKVVKVRG